The Myxococcota bacterium genome includes the window TGATCTTCACGCGCGAGGTGATGGCGTTCTTGAGCTTCATCGGCGGCTTCATCACTTCGTAGAGGACGCCGTCGATGCGGTAGCGGACGCGGAAGGCCTTCTCGTAGGGCTCGACGTGGATGTCCGATGCGCTCTTCTTGATCGCGTCGGTGAGGATCAGGTTCACCAGCTTGACGACGGGGGCGTCTTCCGACGCCTTCGCCATCTCGGCCATGTCGAAATCGTCGGAATCCTGGACGATGTCGATGTCCGAGTCGTCGAAGTCGCCCATGACGTCTTCGAGCGAGGACGCCTGGTCGTAGTACTGGTCATAGGCGCGTCGGATCGACTCTTCCGAGGCGACGACCGGCTGGATGTTGTAGCCGGTGAGGAACTTGATGTCGTCGAGGGCGAAGATGTTCGAGGGGTCGGCGGTCGCCAGGATCAGCGTCGATCCCGCGCGATTCACGGGCAGCACGTTGTGCTTCGTCGCGACCTCTTCCGGGACGAGTTCGATGACGGCGCGATCGATCTCGAACTCCTCGAGGTTGATCGAGGGAACGCCGTATTGCTTCGCGACGAAGTCGGCCAACTCGTTTTCATCGAGGAAGCCAAGCTTCGTGATCTGGGCCCCGAGCCGCGCGCCGCTGCCCTTCGCCTCCGTCCGTGCGTCCCGAAGCTGGTCCGCCGTCAGGAGGTTTTCCTTGACCAGGAGCTCGCCGATCCGCTCGTTCACCGAAACCCTCCAGTTCCGCAATCTCAGGCCGGGCTCTCGCGCAGCTCCCGGGAAACGCGTCCAAGACGCGGGAAGCCTGCGAGATCCCGCAGAAATATCGGCCCGCGGCGGGACCAGCTTTACCGCTGGCGCGGCCCGAAGGCGGCGCGGCGGTGCTTCAGGAGGCGCGTTCGAGTTCGCTGAGACGCGTCCGCTGACCGCGGAGCATCCAGGCTCCGAGTGCGGTGAGCGTCACCCAGAACACCACGTGGCAGAGGGTTCCGATCGCGACGGAGGTTTCCGCCGGGAGTCCAAAGCGCTCCAGCACGAGACGACACGCGGTGTGGTAGAGCCCGAAGAAGCCCGGGGCCGACGGCAGGGCCACCGCGACCCCCACGGCGGTCAAGGTCATCCAGCCAGCCGCCAGGGTCCGCTCCGTGCTCCCGAAATCGACGCCGAGTGACCAGAAGCCGGCCAGGAACGGAATTGGAGAAACCACCACCCAGATCCCGATCGAGTGAAAAAGCACCCAAACCAGGTGGGACCCGCCCCGCAGCGATGCCAGACCGTCCGCGAAGCTGCGCAGCTGCTCGAGGATCCACTCGGCCGGGCCGCGCGGAAACGGACGCAGGCCCCATTCAGCGACGGCCAGGCTGCGCTCGGGAGCCGCCCGGACCGCCACGATCGCGAGCGCCGGGAGCACGACCAGAGGGGAGAGCCAGAGGACGCCACGCTGCCAGGTCGCGACCTCCTCGCCGCCAAAGAAGGCGATGACGCCCAGTGCCAGCCCGATCACGCAGAGGGTGTCGAGGACCCGCTCGATCACCACCGTGCTCAGGATCGCGGCCGCCGACAGCCCACGCTCACGGGCCAGGAGCCAGCAGCGGATGAACTCGCCCATCCGCAGCGGGAAGACGTTGTTCGCCATGAAGCCCACCGCCACCGCGCGAAATACGGGCAGCGTGGGGAGTTCGCCCATCCCGACCAGCAGGTGCTTCCAGCGCAAGGCGCGCAGGTACACGGCGAGCAGATGCGCGGGAATCGAGACCGCGAGCAGGAGCGCCCAATCGGCACGGCGAAACTCGCGCCACACCTCGCGGAATTCGACGCCCCGCAACGCGAAGTAGAACGCGACGGCGGTGATGGCGAGCCCGAGCCAGATCCGGGGATCGCGCAGCCCTGCGGGTCGAGGGATCGGCGTCGGGTCGCTCAGGAAGCTTCCAACCGACGCTTGGCCTCGGCGACGTCCCGCGCGATCTGGGCGCGGAGCGCGTCGACACCCGGAAACTTCTGCTCGGCGCGGATGCGCGACGAGAACGACAGCTCCACCTTCCGATCGTAGAGGTCGCCCTGCCAGTCCAGCACGTGCGCCTCGGCGACCACCTCGTCTCCGTCCTTGAAGGTCGGGCGCCGTCCCACGTTGGTGACGACCGGCAGTCGAGACTCGCGGCCCGGCTCCCCTGCGTCGAGGAACCGCAGCTCTCCCGTGTAGACGCCCGGCGAGGGCAACACCTCGTTCTCGGAGTCGAGGTTCGCCGTCGGGAACCCGATCGTGCGGCCGCGCTGATCGCCCGTCACGATCCGACCGCGCACGGCGTAGGGGCGACCGAGCATCCGCCCGGCCACTTCGAGCTCGCCCTCGGCGAGGAGCCCCCGGATCCGTGTCGAATTGACGTCGCCCTCGTCCATCGTGACTTCGGGAATGATCGTGACCGCGAACCCGAGACGCGGACCGAGCTCGGTCAAGAGCCGCATCGAGCCCTTTCGGTCTCGGCCGAAGTGGAAGTCGTATCCGACGTACACCTCGGTCGGGGCGATCCGATGGTGGAGGCAATCCCGGATGAACACCTCCGGGTCGGTCTTCGCGAACTCGAGGGTGAAGGGCTCGATCACGACGGCGTCGACCCCCTGCGCCTCCAGGAGTTCGATCTTCTGCTCGGTCGTCGTGAGCAGTGCGGGTGCGCTTTCCTGGCGCAGGACCTTCCGCGGGTGGGGATCGAAGGTGTAGACGACGGCCTGCCCACCGTGCTCGCGAGCCCGTTCGACGACCGTCTCCAGGATGGCCCGATGTCCGAGATGGATCCCGTCGAAGTTGCCGACGGTCACGACGGGACGCTCGAGTTGTCCGGCAGCTTCTGCGCTGCCCTGCCAGATCCTCAACCCTGGAATCCTCGCCTCTGCTCGCGTCCAGCGCCCCGGTGTATGCCCGGGCCCCTCGGCGTGCGCCCGTCCCGCCCCTGCGGCTAGGCTCCCGCCGTGCGCATCCTGTCGCGCTACTTCGTCTTCGGCTACCTGAGGTTTTACGCCGGGATCATCGCCGTGTCGATGCTCGTCATCGCCATCATCGAGATGATGGTGAACTTCGACGACGTCATCGATTACGGGGAAGGGATCCGGGGGCTGGCATCCTACCTCTTCCTGCGGCTGCCCTCGTACTACCTGCCGTTCCTGATCCCCGTAGCGTCGTTCGGCGCGGCCTTCCTGTGCCTCGGCTTGCCGGCGCGGTCGCTAGAGATCCTGGCGACGAAGGCCAGCGGGATCTCGCCGCGACGCCTCGCCGCGCCGATCCTGGGCGTCGCCCTGCTGCTCTCCGGTCTCGCCCTGTGGCTCAACGAGACCCTGGTCCGCGATACCGCCCGGCGCTTCGACGCGGCCGAGCACGGCGGCAGCGAGGAGCTCTTCGAGTCGCGTGGGGCCTTCTGGTACCAGCGCGGAGAGACGCTCTTCAGCGTCGAGGAGGCGGACCGCGAGTCACGAGAACTGCGCGGCGTCACGATCTACGAACGCGACCGGCAGGGGCGGCTCCTGCGCAGCGTTCAGGCCGAGGCAGTCCAGATCGGCGAGGACCAGCGCTGGCGGCTGGTGAACGCGGTGTTCCGGGAGTTCTCGCCGGAGAACACCACCGCCGCGCCGCGCGTGCGGGCCGAGGCGGAGACCTGGCTCGACTTCGGCGGGGATCTGGCGCTGCTCGACGCCGACCCGCGCAATCTCTCCCTGTTCGGGCTCTCCCGCTACATCGAGGCGATCGAGCACGATGGCCGCGACACGACCCGCTACCGGGCACTCTGGCACGCCCGCGTCGCCGACCCACTGACGGTGCTCCTGTTCGCGCTGCTCGGCGCCCCTCTCGGCATGGGGGTCGAACGTTCGCGCAGCCTGGCGGTCGCCGCGCTGAAGGGCATCGTCGTCGTCGGAGCGTACTATGGGCTCCAGACGACCTTCGCCCTCATCGGCTCGGCGGGGTTCGGCATCGGCGTGGCGGCGCCCTGGCTGCTGCTGATCGGCTTCACCGCCCTCGGCCTCTGGCTGCTCTACCGAGGCGGATGATGGTCTGACGCGGGGCGGTTCCCTACCGCCGGACCTGCGTCCGCCGTCCCGCCTCAGCGTCGCCTGCGCGGTGCCGGTTTGGGCCCTTCCGGATCCTGCAGATACTGGAAGAACTCGGTGTCCGGCGAGAGCACCAGAGTGGTGCGGCTGTCGATCGACTTCCGGTAGGCCTCGAGACTGCGCAGGAACGAGTAGAACTCGGGGTCTTCGCCGTAGGACTCGGCGTAGATCCGGGTCGACTCGGCATCGCCCTCGCCGCGCGCGATCTCGGCATCGCGCCGCGCATTGGCCACGATCACACGCGCCTCGCGGTCTGCTTCGGCGCGGATCCGGCGCGCTCGCTCGTCGCCCTCGGCCCGGTTCTTCCTCGCGAGGCGTTCGCGCTCGGTCTTCATGCGGGCGAAGACCGAATCCTCGGTGCTCTTCGGAAGCTCGGTCCGGTTGATCCGGACGTCGACGATGCGCACGCCTTCATCGGCGAGCTCTCCGGTCGACACCGAAGTGATCTCTTCCATGATCGCCATTCGCTGATCCTTGAGGACCTGCGCCAGCGTGTGCTTGCCGATCACGTCGCGGACCGCACCGCGCACTTCGCGATCGATGCGCTGCTCGGCCGCCTCGCGACCCGCCGGGAAGGAAGCCTGGAACTGCTCCGCATCCACGATGCGCCACACCGTGTAGTTGTCGACGAGCAGCTGCTCGCCGTCCTTCGTCTGGATCTCGACGGCTTCGGTACGGCTGTGGAGCCAGCGCGCCGGGTAGGTTCGTGCCTCTTCGACGAATGGAATCATGAACGACAGGCCCGGCGTCGTGGTGGTGCGCACCTCACCGAAGAGCAGGATCAACTTCTGCTGGCCCTCTTTCGTGATCACGACGGGCGAGGGAAGCCCCAGGTTGGCAAGCGAAATCGCACCAACCAAGAGACCGATCAGCACCACGAAGAAGATCAGCAGTTTTCTCATTGAGAGGCCTTCCCCTGACCCAGCGGGAGATAGGGAAGCACCTGGCTGGTCCCCGGTTCGATCAACACCTTCTCCACCGACGGCAGCACCTCTTCCATCGTCTCCAGATAGAGGCGCTTCCGCGTGACGTCCTTTGCCTTCGCGTACTCGGCCGAGAGCGCCGTGAAGCGCGCGGCCTCACCGGTGGCCTCGGCGATCTTGGAGTCCCGGTAGGCGTTCGCCGACTCGACGAGTTCGATCGCTTCCGCCCGCGCGCTCGGGATGAGCTCGTTTCGGTAGCCCTCGGCCTCGTTCACGGCCCGGTTCGCGTCCTGGGTGGCGGCGACGACGTCGTCGAAGGCCGCCCGGACCGCCGCCGGCGGCTGGACGTCCTGGAGCACCACGGACTGGATCTCGATCCCGGCGTCGTACGCCGACAGAATCTCGGTGAGCTTCGTCTCGACCTGCGAGGTCAACGCCGCGCGCTCCTCGCGCAGGACGCCGTCGACCGTCATGCGGCCCACCACCTCCCGCATGGCCGCCGCCGCCGCGCTGCGGACGACCGAGATGAGGTCCGCGACGTTGTACCGCGCCTCGTACGGGTCACCGATCTTGTACTGCACGGCGTAGCTCACGCGGACGATGTTGTTGTCGCCCGTCTGCATGCGGGCCTCGTCCGCGGCGGAGGCCGCCGAGGCTTCGATCGCGTCGTTGATGCGGCCGAAGTCCTCGTTGCGCAGCTCACCCACCTTCACGATCTCGCGGGTGTCGATCGGGGGCGGCAGCGTCCACTTCAGGCCGGGCTGGGCGACCGTGTCCGAGTACTTTCCGAGCCGCAGGATCAGCGCGGCCTGGCCGGGCTCGAGCGTATAGAGCCCGAGCGAGCCCCAGAACCCGAGGACGCCGAGGATCACCAGGAAGAGCGTCGCGTTGCCGAGCGTGCGCGCGACGGAACGCTTCACCTTGGCGTCGGTCGACGCCCCCTGCCCTTTCTTGGCCACCCGCTAGGCCTCCGACTTCGGCGCGGTGCCACCCGACGTCTGCTGCATGAAGGGGCGCAGGATGTCGATCGGAATCGGGAAGATCGTCGTCGAGTTGTTCTCGGTCGCGATCTCCGAGAGAGTCTGCAGGTAGCGCAACTGGAGTGCCGATTCTTCCGAAGCCAGCACCCGGGCCGCCTCGGCGAGGCGCTGCGCGGCCATGAATTCACCTTCGGAGTGGATCACCTTCGACCGCTTCTCACGCTCGGCCTCGGCCTGCCGCGCCATTGCGCGCTGCATCTCGCTGGGCAGATCGATCTGCTTGACCTCGACCGCCCGGACCTTCACGCCCCACGGCTCGGTCTGGTCGTCGATGATCTCCTGGAGCTTCTGGTTGATCGACTCGCGCTCGGAGAGCAGGTCGTCCAGCTCGGCCTGGCCACACACGCTGCGCAGGGTCGTCTGCGCCAGCTGCGAGGTGCCGTAGAGGTAGTTCTCGACCGTGATCACCGCCTTCTCCGGGTGAAGCACGCGGAAGTAGAGCACCGCGTTGACCTTCACCGAGACGTTGTCGCGGGTGATCACCTCCTGAGGCGGCACGTCCATCACGATCTCGCGAAGACTGATGCGCACCAGGCGGTCGATGCCCGGGATGATCCATTTGAAGCCTGCGCTCTTCACCTCACGGAAGCGCCCGAGGCGGAAGATCACGCCTCGCTCGTACTCCTGCAGGATTCGAATCCCGAGGAAGAACAGCACCCCGAGAATGACGATCGCCGCCAACACACCGGTACCCATCGATCCACCCCCTTCCTTAAGAGCCGCGAGAACCTAGGACGAGCGGGGCGAGGGTCGCACGCGGAGATGCAATCCGTCGACCTCGATCACCTCGACCATCTCACCGCTCGCCACGCGGTCGAGCGCGCTCGCTTTCCAGTATTCGCCCCGGATGAAGACCTTGCCGTCGGGGTCCAGATCCGTCGTGACGCGACCCGTAGCGCCGATCAGCTCGTCTACCCCGGCAGTCTGGCGCAGCATCATCGTCCGCCCGACCAGGTAGACGACGATACCGCCGAATATTCCGAACGCCGTTACAACTGGCACGAGCACCGACCAGAAAGACACGGTCAAATCGCTGATCTCGGGCATGTCGAAGACCATGGTGCCGCCGAGCAGGAGGCATGCCAGGCCGGCTGCGAAGAGCAGGCCGTAGGAGCTCACGAAGAGCTCGGCTCCGATGAGCCCGATCCCGACCAGGAACACCATCAGCCCGACCCAGGAGAACGGCAGGATCTGGAAGGCGATCCCGGCGAGCACCAGGCAGACGAGCCCCACGACGCCGGGGATGATCATGCCCGGCTGGTTGAACTCGATGTAGAGGCAGAGCATCCCCAGGGTTCCGAGGATCACCGCGACGTTCGGGCTCGCCAGGAAGTTGAAGAGCGCGACGAGCGGCGTCATCTCGATGCGCCGGCGCTCGGCGCCCTCCAGCTGGATCGTGTGCGGGCCGCTGCGCAGCTCGACCTCGCGGCCTTCGACCTGGGCGAACAGGTCGTCGATGTCCTTGGCGACGATGTCGATCACCCCCAGTTCGAGCGCCTCGTCCTGCGTGATCGCCTCGGCTTCGCGCACGGCCTTCGCCGCCCACTCCACATTGCGATTGCGCTGCTTCGCGATCGACTCGATGAACGCCGTCGTGAACTTCTCGGCTTTTTCGGCACCGACGTCCTGACGACCGCCCTCTTCGTCGCGGGCCCCGCCCTCGCCGCTCGCGCTGACGGGCGATGCCGCCCCGATGCTCGTGCCGGGTGCCATCGCAGCGATGTGCCCCGCCATCGTGAGGAAGGCCCCGGCCGACGCCGCCCAGGCGCCTTGCGGCGAGACGAACACCAGGACAGGGACGTCGGCGTTCAGCATCGCCTGGACCATGTCCTTGGTCGCGGCGAGCAACCCGCCGGGGGTATCGAGTTCGAGGAGCACCGCCGCGGCTCCATCGGTCTCGGATTTCGCGATCGCCTGCATCAGGTGCTCGGAAGACGCGGGATTGATGGACCCGTCGATGGTCACCACGTTGACGTGCTGGGCGGCAGCCGCGAGCGGGAGCCACGCCAGAATGCCGGTGAGAGCGAGGGCGAGACGCGTCACGAGCGATCCTCCATCACGGCAGCCGGTGCCTCCAGACACTTCGACCTGTCTTTTGGACACTACGACCGGTCGTCCAGAACTCGGTCGTCCAGAAGCTTGGCGACCCGATCGAGGAGATGCCCCGCGACCTCGCTCTTCGAGAGCGGCGGCAGCGACTCGACTTCGCCCGAGGGCACGACGAAGCTGACCGTGTTGCGGTCCACGTCGAAGCCCGAGTCCGGCTCGGAAACGTCGTTGGCCACCAGGAGGTCACAACCCTTGCGGGCGATCTTGCGCCGAGCCGCCTCGAGCACGTCGTGGCTCTCGGCGGCGAATCCGACGACCAACCGGTCTCCCTTCCGCGTGCACAGCTCGGCGAGGATGTCGGGATTGCGCACCAGCTCGAGGGCCAGCCCGGCCCCGTCGGCGAGATCTTCCTTCTTGATCTTCCGGTCGGACGCCTCGGCCGGCCGAAAGTCCGCGACGGCCGCGGCCTTGACCACGATGTCCGCGGCCTCGAACTCGGCGAGGACGACCTCGCGCATCTCGAGGGCGCTCTCGACGTTCAGGCGACGGACGCCCGGGGGCGTCGGCTCGCCCGAGGGCCCCGAGACCAACACGACCTCGGCGCCGCGGCGGGCTGCCTCACGGGCGACTGCGAACCCCATCTTCCCGGAGGACCGATTGCCCAGGTAACGGACCGCATCGACGGCTTCTCGGGTCCCGCCTGCGGTGACCAGGACCCGCCGGCCTACCCAGTCGCGCGGCCCGAGGCATTCGGCGACCCGCTCGACGATGCGGACCGGGTCGGACATCCGCCCTTCGCCCTCCCAGCCGCAGGCCAGCTCCCCCGCGTCGGGTCCGACCCAGAGGGCCCCTCGCTCGCTGAGCTGGGCGACGTTGGCCCGGGTCGCCGGATGGCGCCACATGTTCACGTTCATGGCGGGCGCCAACAGCAGGGGGGCGCGGGTGGCCAGGACGAGCGTGGAGACCAGGTCGTCCGCGAGTCCGTGAGCGACGCGGGCCAGGCTGTGGGCCGTGGCCGGGGCCACGAGCACGAGATCGGCCCAGTCTGCGAGCGCGATGTGGTCGATCTCGCCCTCTTCCGCCGGGTCGAAGAGTGCGTGTCGAACCGCCTCGCCGGAAACGGTCTGGAGCGCCAACGGGCTCACGAAGCTGGCAGCGGCCTCGGTCAGGACGCAGCGGACTGCATAGCCCTGGCGCCGGAGCTGACGGACCAGCTCGGGCGCCTTGTAGGCAGCGATCCCGCCGGTCACGGCCAGGAGGACCTGCGGCGCCCGCGCGTCTGCTTCCGTCATGATCGACTTCTCCAACGGCTCCGGCCGCGACCCTGGTGGTCAATCCGCAGCGATCGGAACCGAATCCCCGTCCGCGGCCCACCCAGGCCGCCGCGTGCAGTCGCGAGCGACACTTCGTGGGGGTGGAAACGGGTGGACCAGAGAGCCGGCACCCGCCGTGCGGGATGGCCGAAAACCATGTGACACCGCGAGGTTAACGGATCCCCGAAGCACGTCGAGCGGGCCTCGGGCGGAACTCGGCGCGTGGCTCAGGACTGAAAACGCTCGCGCAGCTTCTTGGCGACGACGGGCGGGACGAACTCGTCGACCGCGCGGCCGAAGCGGGTCAGCTCCTTCAGCCGGGAGGAGCTGACGTAGAAGTACTCCTGGCTGGGCATCATGAAGATCGTCTCGACCTCCGAGTTCAGATGCTTGTTCATCAGCGCCATCTCGAACTCGTACTCGAAGTCGGACACGGCCCGGACACCGCGGAGGATGGCCCGCGCCCCGATCTCCTTGGCGAAATCGACGGTCAGGCCCTCGAAGGTGGTGACGCGCATGGCGTCATTGCCCGCCGCGACCGACTCCACCATCTCCAACCGGTCTTCGAGATCGAAGGTGCCGGTCTTGGCGACGTTGCGAGCCACGGCGAGGACGACCTCGTCGAAGAGCTGTGTCGCCCGGGTGGCGATATCCAGGTGTCCATTGGTCAGCGGGTCGAAACTCGCCGGGAAGAGCGCGATGCGACGCTCGTGGGTCATGCGTCCGAATCTCCCGTGCTCTCGGCCGGAGCGACCGCGAGCCAGTCCACGATGGTGTCCCCGTACCGGCGGCTGTCGCGATGCGCCAGCCCGGGCACGGTCGGGACAGCATGCCGCCGACTTCGTTCGATGACCAGCGTCGCGTCGGGGGCGAGCAGGGCCTGGTCGACCAGCCCGGCCAGGGGCGCGACCAGCTCCCCCAGCGCCTCGTAGGGAGGGTCGGCGAGCACCAGGTCGAAGCGATGGCCCAGCCGAGCCAGCTTTCGCACGACACCGCCGACGTCTCCGCGGCGCACGTCACACCGGGCCGTCAGGTCGAGTGCGCGCAAGTTGCGCTGCAACGCATGGATGCTTGCTCCGGAGCGCTCGACGAAGACGACCGATGCGGCCCCTCGGGAAAGCGCCTCGATGCCGAGCGTTCCGGTCCCGGCGAAGAGATCGAGGACGCGGGCGCCCTCCAAACGGGGGAGTCGCGCGAACACCGATTCGCGCACCCTGTCCGCGGTGGGGCGCACGCCGGCAGGTGCGCCCGCGAGCTTGCGCCCGGCCATCTCCCCGCCCGTGACACGCATTCGTAACCGTCGACCACCGTTTCGACTCGCTTGCACACCCGTGTGTCCTCGCGAGGCGCTCACTGTTGCTCGTAACGTATCGAAAGTGCACGAATGCACTTGCGCATGGGACCGTGACGAAACCGTCAGTCATTTCGGGCCGCTTGCTGGCCCAAAGAGCGCCGTTAAAATCGGCGCGCTGCAGCGCCGCGCGATTCATCGCCGTGCGCGTCGACGCTTCCAGTTTCGACCGGATTTGGAGTTGCGGTCGAAACGGGAAGCCAACCCCGGTGTCGAAGTTCTGGCGCGAGCTTCCCTCATCGCACGCGCAAACCTCGCGACCTACGCAGGCGCGAAGGGTTCGGCACCTCTTTTCTCAGAGACCAGGAGAGTAGTCACCCTATGGCAACGGCCACTGTCGAAAGAATGAAGCGCAAGCTCGCGAACCGGATTGCGGACGTCCGGGGCGACCGATCTCAGCGACAGTTCGCACGCGACTTGGGAGTCTTTCAGCAGAACGTGAATCGGTACGAAAGTGGCACGACGCCCCATACCGATTTCCTGATCACCCTTGCACTCAAGGAGAACGTCTCGATGGACTGGCTCCTGCTCGGCAAGGGGAAGATGAAGCGAGGCGCCCGGGGCTGATCCCGGGTACGGCCCGCCCCCCGCGCGGGCTGCCCTCCGCCAACCAAGCCAGCGGGCTCCCGAGCCGTACAGCCGGAGCACCCGCGGGGATTCGTGCGTCCGCAATTCGCCGTGTACTGCGAGTCGGCGATTTCGCGACCTCCCCTTCGATGGCAATCGGTTGCCCACTTGCGAGGTGGGTGCCGGTTGCCTGCGACGTCCGCGACCGGCAAGCTTGGGCGGCAAGTCTGCTTCTCTCTGCGCGTCCTGGACGCGCGCCTCGATCGGGGCACGCCGCTTGCTTTGGTAGGTAGCATGGCGTCCCGGAGGACCCCCCCGTTGTATCTGCTGGCAATCCTGACATTGCTGGTGTCGGCTGCCGACCACTGGACCACCTACCTGTGCCTGCGAGCACCGGTGGAGGGCTGGCAGGTGGCGGAAGCCAACCCCCTCGCCGACTGGATCTTCTCGTCGGTCGGCCTCGTGCCGGGATTGCTGATCGACAGCGGAGTCACGCTGCTTTCGGTGACGTTCCTGCTGACCACCGAGCAGATCCCCCACGTCGCCAAGAGCATCTTCTTCGGCGTGGTGATCGGGGCCACGAGCCTCGCCGTCTACAACAACTGGCAGGCGATCCAGACCCTGGGCCTGTCGCCGCTGGGGACGGTCTAGCCATGCAGCGACGCGCCCTCGCCTGTCTGTCGAGCCTGCTGCTGGGCACCCTGTCGTGCGCTGTGCTGCCCACGACCGGGCCTCCGATGTCGCTCCCGCCCGAGCCGGTCGCGGCAACGGCGGAGGCGGTCGCGCCGACCGATCCGGTGCGCGAAGCCGTCCACCAGCACCTTCTCCGCTACCAGGTCCGCAGCGGCCTCTCGGAAGCCGAACTGTCCCAGCTCGCCGACACGATCGTGATCGAGGCGCGTCGCTACGAGCTGGATCCGGCCCTGGTGGTCGCGGTCATGCACGTCGAGAGCCGATTCCACGCCTTCGCCGTGTCCCCGGTCGACGCGCTGGGCCTGATGCAGCTACTGCCCAGCACCGCCGAGTGGCTGGCGCCCTCGGTGGGTGTCGAGTGGCGCGGCCCCCAGACCCTCTTCGACCCCACGTCGAACGTGAAGCTCGGCGTCGCGTATCTTCGTCAGCTGATCGACCGCTACGACGGCAACGTGCGTACGGCCCTGCTCGCCTACAACTGGGGTCCCGGACGCATCGATGGCCGGCTGCGCCGCGGCGTGCCGCTCCCCGTCGAGTACGCCCAGCTCGTCTTCGACGCCTACGGCAGCGACGACAGCTCTTCCTGACCGGGCCTCGGCCCGACCAGGGCCGCCGCGAAGCCGTCGACGGCGTCCATCGCGTCTTGTGCTCCCGTCTGGAAGCCGTTCACCAGGATCGAGAACACGAGGGTGCGCCCGTCAGCGCGCCGTGCGAGGCCCGAGAGCCCGGTGACGCGGGTGAGCAACCCGGTCTTGGCGCGTACCCAGTGATCGGCCTCTTCGGCGCGCTTCGCGAGCGTGCCGTCGTTCCCGCCGATCGGAAGTCCGGAGACGAACTCCGCTCCATACAGAAAGGAGCGGCGACCGCGCCGGAGCGCCTCGACGAACAGCCGCG containing:
- the coaBC gene encoding bifunctional phosphopantothenoylcysteine decarboxylase/phosphopantothenate--cysteine ligase CoaBC; the encoded protein is MTEADARAPQVLLAVTGGIAAYKAPELVRQLRRQGYAVRCVLTEAAASFVSPLALQTVSGEAVRHALFDPAEEGEIDHIALADWADLVLVAPATAHSLARVAHGLADDLVSTLVLATRAPLLLAPAMNVNMWRHPATRANVAQLSERGALWVGPDAGELACGWEGEGRMSDPVRIVERVAECLGPRDWVGRRVLVTAGGTREAVDAVRYLGNRSSGKMGFAVAREAARRGAEVVLVSGPSGEPTPPGVRRLNVESALEMREVVLAEFEAADIVVKAAAVADFRPAEASDRKIKKEDLADGAGLALELVRNPDILAELCTRKGDRLVVGFAAESHDVLEAARRKIARKGCDLLVANDVSEPDSGFDVDRNTVSFVVPSGEVESLPPLSKSEVAGHLLDRVAKLLDDRVLDDRS
- the coaD gene encoding pantetheine-phosphate adenylyltransferase, producing MTHERRIALFPASFDPLTNGHLDIATRATQLFDEVVLAVARNVAKTGTFDLEDRLEMVESVAAGNDAMRVTTFEGLTVDFAKEIGARAILRGVRAVSDFEYEFEMALMNKHLNSEVETIFMMPSQEYFYVSSSRLKELTRFGRAVDEFVPPVVAKKLRERFQS
- the rsmD gene encoding 16S rRNA (guanine(966)-N(2))-methyltransferase RsmD, whose translation is MRVTGGEMAGRKLAGAPAGVRPTADRVRESVFARLPRLEGARVLDLFAGTGTLGIEALSRGAASVVFVERSGASIHALQRNLRALDLTARCDVRRGDVGGVVRKLARLGHRFDLVLADPPYEALGELVAPLAGLVDQALLAPDATLVIERSRRHAVPTVPGLAHRDSRRYGDTIVDWLAVAPAESTGDSDA
- a CDS encoding helix-turn-helix domain-containing protein → MKRKLANRIADVRGDRSQRQFARDLGVFQQNVNRYESGTTPHTDFLITLALKENVSMDWLLLGKGKMKRGARG
- a CDS encoding lytic transglycosylase domain-containing protein — translated: MQRRALACLSSLLLGTLSCAVLPTTGPPMSLPPEPVAATAEAVAPTDPVREAVHQHLLRYQVRSGLSEAELSQLADTIVIEARRYELDPALVVAVMHVESRFHAFAVSPVDALGLMQLLPSTAEWLAPSVGVEWRGPQTLFDPTSNVKLGVAYLRQLIDRYDGNVRTALLAYNWGPGRIDGRLRRGVPLPVEYAQLVFDAYGSDDSSS